From uncultured Flavobacterium sp., one genomic window encodes:
- a CDS encoding polymer-forming cytoskeletal protein translates to MFDKVKKNGTELLGKTNRIVEGTSIVGDIVSKADFRLDGELIGNFTSQGKLVIGASGIIKGEIVCNNADIEGEFQGKIKVLEVLNIKATARIHGEVAVGKLSIEPGAEFTATCAMITNTTKEITVKDGKGSEEKLKQ, encoded by the coding sequence ATGTTTGACAAAGTAAAAAAAAACGGAACAGAACTTTTAGGAAAAACAAATCGAATTGTTGAAGGAACTTCTATTGTAGGAGACATTGTCTCAAAAGCTGATTTTAGATTAGACGGAGAATTGATTGGAAATTTTACCTCGCAAGGAAAATTAGTTATAGGAGCATCAGGAATTATAAAAGGAGAAATCGTTTGTAATAATGCTGATATTGAAGGCGAGTTTCAAGGAAAAATAAAAGTACTGGAAGTCCTTAATATAAAAGCAACAGCACGTATTCATGGAGAAGTTGCTGTTGGAAAATTATCTATCGAACCAGGAGCAGAGTTTACGGCAACTTGTGCGATGATAACAAATACCACTAAAGAAATTACAGTAAAAGATGGAAAAGGATCCGAAGAAAAACTCAAACAATAA
- a CDS encoding ferredoxin--NADP reductase, which produces MPSFLKLIIKEVKRETNDAVSVLFNVPEELKPDYKFIAGQYVNLKLTLDNQEIRRAYSICSSPESGELRIAVKSVKNGLFSEFANTRLKAGDVLEVAHPEGKFTFEPDSERQKNYAAFAAGSGITPVLSIIKSVLKSEPKSSFVLVYGNKTPEGTIFHQELHDLQLQYVGRFFVHYVFSQAKAENALFGRIEKSAVNFVLNNKHKELQFDKFFLCGPEDMINTVSNVLKEKNVKESAIKFELFTSSTQENQIHNSLEGHTKITVLVDDDEVSFEMSQKQTILDAALKQGIDAPYSCQGGICSSCLARVTSGSAEMTKNSILTDKEIADGLILTCQAHPTSESIYIDYDDV; this is translated from the coding sequence ATGCCTTCATTTTTAAAACTTATAATTAAAGAGGTAAAACGCGAAACAAACGACGCCGTTTCTGTACTTTTTAATGTTCCGGAAGAATTAAAACCAGACTATAAATTTATAGCCGGACAATACGTAAATCTTAAGTTAACACTTGATAATCAAGAAATTCGTCGCGCTTACTCTATTTGCTCTTCACCAGAAAGCGGCGAATTAAGAATTGCTGTAAAATCAGTTAAAAATGGTTTGTTTTCAGAATTTGCAAACACCAGATTAAAAGCCGGAGACGTTCTTGAAGTTGCTCATCCGGAAGGAAAATTTACTTTTGAACCTGATTCTGAAAGACAAAAAAACTATGCTGCTTTTGCTGCAGGAAGCGGAATTACTCCTGTTCTTTCTATTATAAAATCGGTCTTGAAAAGTGAGCCAAAAAGTTCATTTGTATTAGTTTATGGAAATAAAACTCCTGAAGGAACTATTTTTCATCAGGAATTACATGATTTACAATTGCAATATGTAGGTCGCTTTTTCGTGCATTATGTTTTTAGTCAGGCTAAAGCCGAAAATGCTTTATTTGGACGAATCGAAAAATCGGCAGTAAATTTTGTGCTGAACAACAAACATAAAGAACTTCAATTTGATAAATTTTTCTTGTGTGGTCCGGAAGACATGATTAATACTGTTTCTAATGTTTTGAAAGAGAAAAACGTAAAAGAATCAGCTATTAAATTTGAACTTTTTACGTCTTCAACTCAGGAAAATCAAATCCATAATTCATTAGAAGGTCATACAAAAATTACAGTTTTGGTTGATGATGACGAAGTTTCATTCGAAATGTCTCAAAAGCAAACCATCTTAGATGCGGCTCTAAAACAAGGAATTGATGCTCCATATTCTTGCCAGGGCGGAATTTGCAGCAGCTGTTTAGCTCGTGTTACAAGTGGTTCTGCAGAAATGACTAAAAACTCAATTTTGACAGATAAAGAAATCGCTGATGGCTTGATTTTGACTTGTCAGGCACACCCAACTTCAGAGTCTATTTATATAGATTATGATGATGTATAA
- the atpE gene encoding ATP synthase F0 subunit C, with protein sequence MVLAGIGAGLAVIGAGLGIGKIGGSAMDAIARQPEAAGKIQTAMIIAAALIEGVALFAVVVALITNA encoded by the coding sequence ATGGTATTAGCTGGAATCGGAGCTGGATTAGCTGTAATTGGTGCAGGTCTTGGTATTGGAAAAATTGGTGGTTCTGCAATGGACGCTATCGCTCGTCAACCAGAAGCTGCTGGAAAAATCCAGACTGCTATGATTATTGCTGCTGCACTTATTGAAGGTGTTGCTCTTTTCGCAGTAGTTGTTGCGTTAATCACAAACGCATAA
- a CDS encoding DUF5687 family protein — MIKKFIYLEWKAFTRSASFGKSVAMKIVIGFMMIYFSLLFIGGGIGAFYVLKEMKLEPFETINKFLIYYFSFDLVIRLLLQAIPVLNIKPLLVLPFKKPTIVHFSLGKTALSFFNWLHALFFVPFSIVLVIEGYSFTGVILWNLAIIALIYINNFLNIILSNIDKLFAIFLAVIVSLAGAQYYKLFDITTFTTPVFLRFYNTIWMFLIPVLALIVLYQFTFKYFKNNLFLDAGLSKKEDIATTENLSWLNQFGTLGTFLKNDIKLIKRNKRSKTTIIMSVVFLFYGLIFFGNSHQPEVMQIFAGIFVSGGFLFVFGQFVPSWDSSYYQLMMTQNIPYRGYITSKWWLIVIATFISTILASFYIFYGLETYLIIVVGAIYNIGVNSHLVLLGGAFTKTPIDLSNAGGAFGDKKAFNVNSMLLSLPKIFLPLLLYWIGLHFGDKTIGLVLVTGAGVLGFIFKDKVFSLIEKRYKVEKYSTISAYKQKN; from the coding sequence ATGATTAAAAAGTTTATTTACCTCGAATGGAAAGCCTTTACCAGATCGGCATCGTTTGGCAAAAGTGTAGCAATGAAAATAGTAATCGGTTTCATGATGATTTATTTTTCACTGCTTTTTATCGGAGGAGGAATTGGAGCATTTTATGTGCTTAAAGAAATGAAACTTGAACCTTTTGAAACCATTAATAAATTTTTGATTTATTATTTCTCGTTCGATTTAGTAATTCGATTGTTATTGCAGGCAATTCCGGTTCTAAATATTAAGCCTTTATTAGTCTTGCCGTTCAAAAAACCAACAATTGTACATTTCTCTTTAGGAAAAACTGCATTGTCTTTTTTTAATTGGCTTCATGCACTTTTTTTCGTTCCGTTTTCGATTGTGCTAGTTATAGAAGGCTACAGTTTTACAGGAGTAATTCTATGGAATTTGGCGATTATCGCTTTAATTTATATCAACAATTTTTTAAATATTATTTTAAGCAATATCGATAAATTGTTTGCTATTTTTCTTGCTGTAATTGTTTCTTTAGCCGGAGCACAATATTATAAGTTGTTTGATATAACGACTTTTACAACGCCAGTTTTTCTTAGATTTTATAATACAATTTGGATGTTTTTAATTCCTGTTTTAGCCTTAATTGTATTGTATCAATTTACCTTTAAGTATTTTAAGAATAATCTATTCTTGGATGCCGGACTTTCTAAAAAAGAAGATATTGCTACTACCGAAAATCTTTCGTGGTTAAATCAATTTGGAACGTTAGGAACTTTTCTTAAAAATGATATCAAATTGATTAAGAGAAACAAAAGATCTAAAACGACTATCATAATGAGCGTAGTTTTTTTGTTTTACGGACTTATATTTTTCGGAAATTCTCATCAACCGGAGGTTATGCAAATTTTTGCAGGAATATTTGTTTCGGGCGGATTTCTATTTGTCTTCGGACAATTTGTACCAAGTTGGGATAGTTCTTATTACCAATTAATGATGACACAAAATATTCCGTATCGTGGTTACATTACTTCAAAATGGTGGTTGATTGTTATTGCCACTTTTATTTCGACAATTTTAGCTTCTTTTTATATTTTTTACGGATTAGAAACGTATTTAATTATCGTAGTTGGTGCAATTTATAATATTGGAGTAAACTCTCATTTGGTGCTTTTGGGTGGTGCATTTACAAAAACACCAATTGATTTAAGTAATGCCGGAGGCGCATTTGGAGATAAAAAAGCATTTAATGTTAATTCGATGCTGCTTTCGTTGCCAAAGATATTTTTGCCATTATTACTGTATTGGATTGGACTTCATTTTGGAGATAAAACCATCGGATTAGTATTAGTTACGGGAGCTGGAGTTTTAGGATTTATATTCAAAGACAAAGTTTTTTCTTTGATCGAAAAAAGATATAAAGTCGAAAAATACAGTACCATAAGTGCTTACAAACAAAAGAATTAA
- a CDS encoding DUF4254 domain-containing protein, with protein sequence MFSKLAYSVFEQSIKDYHQFDNVDQPINNPHPKDKFEHLLYLKNWIDTVQWHFEDIIRDPQIDPVAALTLKRRIDASNQERTDMVEYIDSYFLQKYSDVKVKDGAKINSESPAWAFDRLSILALKIYHMHEEATRTEASQEHRDKCQEKLNVLLEQRSDLSTAIDDLLTDIENGDKFMKVYKQMKMYNDDELNPVLYQNKK encoded by the coding sequence ATGTTTTCAAAATTAGCATATTCTGTTTTCGAACAAAGCATAAAAGACTATCATCAATTTGATAATGTTGATCAACCAATAAACAATCCACATCCAAAAGATAAATTTGAACATTTATTATATTTAAAAAACTGGATTGACACTGTTCAATGGCATTTTGAAGATATTATTCGTGATCCGCAAATTGATCCGGTTGCTGCTTTAACACTAAAAAGAAGAATCGACGCATCAAATCAGGAACGTACTGATATGGTGGAATATATCGACAGTTACTTTTTGCAAAAGTACAGCGATGTAAAAGTAAAAGATGGTGCAAAAATCAATTCTGAAAGCCCTGCTTGGGCATTTGACAGATTGTCTATTTTAGCGCTAAAAATTTATCATATGCATGAAGAAGCTACACGTACTGAGGCTTCGCAAGAACATAGAGATAAATGTCAGGAAAAATTAAACGTTCTTTTAGAACAAAGAAGTGATTTGTCTACTGCAATTGATGATTTACTTACTGATATCGAAAACGGAGATAAATTCATGAAAGTGTACAAACAAATGAAAATGTACAATGACGATGAATTGAATCCTGTTTTATACCAAAATAAAAAATAA
- a CDS encoding tetratricopeptide repeat protein translates to MKKYTLKYSFVLVILLFLIACSTKNNNFVSRNSHALSTKYNILYNGGIGLDKGLKSIQGNNQDNFWKILPIEKMQIDENFSEGEKAKNANFEKAETKATKAIQKHSMNIGGREKNSQIDEAYLMLGKARYYDQRFIPALEAFNYILYKYPNSSNIYTAKIWREKTNMRLGNDGIVLKNINLLLKNTDLNKQTFSDANALLAEAFLHLEEKDSAVTKLKIAEKFTKINEDRARYRFILGQLYQEAGKKDSANYFYDGVIDMNRKADRKYMMQAYAKKAELYDYENGDRKLFIEAYNKLVKDRENRPYYDILFYEMGIFYDKYKVQDSALIYYNKSLARKSKDPYLVASAYRNIGNMYFKNTDYTMAAKYYDSTLTKLDKKTREYAFIEKNRKNLDNVIKYEGIAKRDDSIIKVKGLSDPDRKIYFENYISELKKKDEAKRILEAKEKEKLANIDRNTNASNSPVAVNPNSTGMPTDPSTPMVPGGNENVSTFYFYNPTTVAYGKLQFKKMWGNRTVGGNWRLAGLKSANNAAMNDTINKNQNAVSVLKDTIVIEKYTADFYEKQLPTTQVAMDSINKERNFSYYQLGLIYKEKFKEYNLASDKFEQLLKNSPEEKLVLPSMYNLYKIYQITNPAKAERVKSDISSNYPNSRYAQILNNTSPDDLASPEKEYQKWYKLFQEEQFDTVLDNIDNLINQYSGDEIVSKYELLKANTLGKVNGLAAYKKGLEGVADNYPNSEEGKNAREILEKQIPSLEKLDFTTVDNKNWKILYLVPNNDSKTLKQIEEAIRVFLLVENFERLTTSFDKYNRTQSFVAIHGLKSEAYARDVSELLRNDQKYKIAHPAIIMSTDNYKVVQIKKNLDVYLAPKNP, encoded by the coding sequence TTGAAAAAGTATACTCTAAAATATAGTTTTGTTCTCGTGATTTTACTCTTTTTGATAGCTTGTTCTACCAAAAATAATAATTTTGTGTCTCGAAATTCCCACGCTCTAAGTACAAAATATAATATTTTGTACAATGGAGGAATTGGTCTTGATAAAGGTTTAAAATCTATTCAAGGCAATAATCAGGATAACTTTTGGAAGATATTGCCTATTGAAAAAATGCAAATTGACGAGAATTTTTCTGAAGGTGAAAAAGCTAAAAATGCCAATTTTGAAAAGGCAGAAACAAAAGCTACAAAAGCTATTCAGAAACATTCAATGAATATTGGAGGAAGAGAAAAAAATTCACAAATTGATGAAGCTTATTTGATGCTAGGTAAAGCAAGATATTATGATCAGCGCTTTATTCCGGCACTTGAGGCATTCAACTATATCTTATACAAATACCCAAATAGCAGTAACATTTATACTGCAAAAATCTGGCGCGAAAAAACCAATATGCGTTTAGGAAATGATGGTATTGTTTTAAAAAATATCAATCTATTATTAAAAAATACAGATTTAAATAAACAAACTTTTTCTGATGCGAATGCTTTACTGGCAGAAGCATTCTTACACTTGGAAGAAAAAGATAGTGCAGTAACGAAACTTAAAATTGCTGAAAAATTTACGAAGATAAACGAAGACAGAGCCCGATACCGTTTTATTTTAGGACAGCTATATCAGGAAGCCGGAAAAAAAGATAGTGCAAATTATTTTTATGATGGCGTAATTGATATGAATCGAAAAGCAGATCGAAAATACATGATGCAGGCCTATGCTAAAAAAGCAGAACTGTATGATTATGAAAATGGCGACAGAAAGTTATTTATTGAAGCCTATAATAAATTAGTAAAGGATCGCGAAAACCGTCCTTATTATGATATTCTTTTTTATGAAATGGGTATTTTTTATGATAAATATAAAGTACAGGACAGCGCCCTGATATATTATAATAAATCATTAGCCAGAAAATCTAAAGATCCATATTTAGTAGCATCGGCCTATAGAAATATTGGAAACATGTATTTCAAAAATACTGATTATACAATGGCTGCCAAGTATTATGACAGTACATTGACAAAATTAGATAAGAAAACGAGAGAATACGCTTTTATTGAGAAAAACAGAAAAAATCTTGACAACGTAATTAAGTACGAAGGAATTGCAAAACGCGATGATAGTATTATTAAAGTTAAAGGTTTGTCAGATCCGGACAGAAAAATTTATTTTGAAAATTATATTTCAGAGCTTAAAAAGAAAGATGAAGCAAAACGCATTTTAGAAGCAAAAGAAAAAGAAAAATTAGCCAACATAGACCGAAATACAAATGCTAGTAATTCGCCAGTAGCGGTTAACCCAAATTCTACAGGAATGCCTACAGATCCGAGTACACCAATGGTTCCTGGAGGAAACGAAAATGTAAGTACTTTTTACTTTTATAACCCAACAACAGTTGCTTACGGAAAACTGCAGTTTAAGAAAATGTGGGGAAATAGAACTGTAGGAGGAAACTGGAGATTAGCCGGATTAAAATCGGCTAATAATGCGGCAATGAATGACACAATAAACAAGAATCAAAATGCTGTAAGTGTATTGAAAGATACTATTGTGATTGAAAAATATACAGCCGATTTCTATGAAAAACAACTTCCAACAACGCAAGTTGCAATGGATAGTATTAACAAAGAACGTAATTTTTCATACTATCAATTAGGACTTATTTATAAAGAAAAGTTCAAAGAATACAATTTGGCGAGCGATAAATTCGAACAATTATTAAAAAATAGTCCGGAAGAAAAATTGGTTTTGCCATCGATGTATAATTTGTATAAAATATACCAGATTACAAATCCTGCTAAAGCTGAAAGAGTAAAATCTGATATTAGTTCGAATTATCCAAATTCCAGATATGCACAAATTTTAAATAATACCAGTCCGGATGATTTGGCATCACCCGAAAAAGAATACCAAAAATGGTATAAATTGTTTCAGGAAGAACAGTTTGATACTGTTTTGGATAATATTGATAATCTGATCAATCAATATTCCGGTGACGAAATTGTTTCTAAATATGAATTGTTAAAAGCAAATACTTTAGGAAAAGTAAATGGTCTGGCAGCTTATAAAAAAGGACTAGAAGGAGTTGCGGATAATTATCCAAATAGTGAAGAAGGTAAAAATGCCCGGGAAATTTTAGAGAAGCAAATTCCAAGTTTAGAAAAACTTGATTTTACAACTGTAGATAATAAAAACTGGAAAATTTTATATTTAGTTCCTAATAACGATTCTAAAACGCTTAAACAAATTGAAGAAGCTATTAGAGTATTTTTGTTAGTCGAAAATTTCGAAAGATTAACAACTTCTTTTGACAAATACAATAGAACACAAAGTTTTGTGGCTATTCATGGTTTAAAATCTGAAGCATATGCAAGAGATGTTTCAGAACTTTTAAGAAATGACCAAAAATATAAAATTGCACATCCGGCAATAATTATGTCAACAGATAATTACAAAGTGGTTCAAATTAAAAAGAACCTCGATGTCTACCTCGCCCCCAAAAACCCATAA
- a CDS encoding AtpZ/AtpI family protein, giving the protein MEKDPKKNSNNKWLVFVNIPIQMGVIIFIFSYLGVKLDQKYSDGGSLWTIIFSLFSVFLALYNVLRQVKNLNK; this is encoded by the coding sequence ATGGAAAAGGATCCGAAGAAAAACTCAAACAATAAATGGTTAGTATTTGTTAATATTCCCATTCAAATGGGAGTCATTATTTTTATATTTTCCTATCTGGGAGTTAAGTTAGATCAGAAGTATTCGGATGGTGGTTCTTTGTGGACAATTATTTTTTCTTTATTTTCGGTTTTTTTAGCACTATATAATGTTTTAAGACAAGTAAAAAATTTGAATAAATAA
- the atpB gene encoding F0F1 ATP synthase subunit A, translating to MIISNKPVQYLLVTLLAFTSSINFASTPVDSVSVKHETVETTEVSHTDASGHGESVGHEIEKEFNASELINSHIGDSHDFHIADWDGHPISFSLPVILWTNNGLEIFSSAKFHHDNSGEHVVDANGQKLVRYKEVIFYADKFETMTADEKNTGAFAFDARPLDFSITKNVFSMLMSAIILFFLFFAVARSYKKNPNAPTGLAGFLEPLVTYVRDEIAVPNIGTKKAGKYMPYLLTIFFFIWINNLIGLIPFFPFSSNLTGNIYFTFVMALITFIVTTLSGNKSYWGHIFNTPGVPVWLAPIMIPVEIIGMLTKPFALMIRLFANITAGHIIILSLVSLIFIFKSIAVGPVAGAFVLFMSVLEMLVAALQAYVFTLLSALFIGQAVEEHDHH from the coding sequence ATGATAATTTCAAATAAACCAGTCCAGTACTTATTAGTTACCTTATTAGCATTTACTTCGTCGATTAATTTCGCCTCAACTCCCGTTGACAGTGTTTCTGTGAAACATGAAACTGTTGAGACAACAGAAGTAAGTCATACAGATGCAAGCGGTCATGGAGAATCTGTAGGTCACGAAATAGAAAAAGAATTTAATGCTAGTGAATTGATCAATTCGCATATTGGAGATTCTCATGATTTCCATATTGCTGACTGGGATGGTCACCCAATTTCTTTTAGTCTTCCAGTTATTTTATGGACGAATAATGGATTAGAGATTTTTTCATCTGCAAAATTTCACCATGATAATTCAGGTGAGCATGTTGTTGATGCTAACGGTCAGAAATTAGTTCGTTATAAAGAAGTAATTTTTTATGCTGATAAATTTGAAACAATGACAGCTGATGAAAAAAATACTGGAGCTTTTGCTTTTGATGCAAGACCTTTAGATTTTTCTATCACTAAGAATGTTTTTTCAATGTTGATGTCAGCAATTATTTTGTTTTTCTTATTTTTTGCTGTAGCAAGATCGTACAAGAAAAACCCAAATGCACCAACAGGATTGGCTGGCTTTTTAGAGCCGCTGGTTACTTATGTTAGAGACGAAATTGCTGTTCCAAATATTGGTACAAAAAAGGCAGGTAAATATATGCCATACCTTTTAACTATCTTTTTCTTTATTTGGATTAATAACCTTATCGGATTAATTCCATTCTTCCCATTCAGTTCTAACTTAACTGGTAATATCTACTTTACATTTGTAATGGCGCTTATTACTTTTATAGTTACAACTTTAAGCGGAAACAAATCTTACTGGGGACATATTTTCAACACACCGGGAGTTCCTGTGTGGTTGGCTCCAATTATGATTCCTGTAGAAATTATCGGGATGTTGACTAAACCATTTGCATTAATGATTCGTTTATTCGCAAACATTACTGCGGGTCACATTATCATTTTGAGTTTAGTTTCTTTAATTTTCATTTTCAAAAGTATTGCAGTAGGACCAGTTGCCGGAGCATTTGTTTTGTTCATGAGTGTTTTAGAAATGTTAGTTGCTGCTTTGCAAGCGTATGTATTTACTTTGCTTTCAGCATTATTTATTGGTCAGGCTGTTGAAGAGCACGATCATCATTAA
- a CDS encoding glycosyltransferase family 9 protein: MRLSAMGDVAMTVPVLCAFVKQYPTVKITVISRPFFKPFFDGIPNLEFFAFDEKERHKGFTGLLRLFRDVKKLKIDAFADLHNVLRSKIVSLLFALSGKKRATVDKGREGKKELTRAENKIFKQLPTMFERHAKVFEELGFPLDLSKPTFPEKANLSADILEIIGDQNQKLIGIAPFAQYDSKVYPQDLMKEVITKLAENKTHKILLFGGGKKEIEILDSLSQPFENVINMAGKIKFQQELQLISNLDVMLSMDSGNAHIAAMLGVKVITLWGATHPYAGFLPFNQSLENALTSDRNQYPKLPTSVYGNKIVEGYEDAMRSISPNEIVQKIQLSI, translated from the coding sequence ATGAGACTATCCGCAATGGGAGATGTCGCCATGACGGTTCCTGTTTTATGCGCTTTTGTAAAACAGTATCCAACGGTAAAAATCACAGTAATTTCACGTCCGTTTTTTAAACCTTTCTTTGACGGAATTCCGAATTTGGAATTTTTTGCTTTTGATGAAAAAGAACGTCACAAAGGTTTCACGGGACTTTTGAGATTATTTAGAGATGTAAAAAAACTCAAAATTGATGCTTTTGCAGACCTTCATAATGTTTTGAGATCTAAAATTGTGAGCTTGCTTTTCGCTTTAAGCGGAAAAAAAAGAGCTACTGTTGACAAAGGGAGAGAAGGTAAAAAAGAACTAACTCGCGCCGAAAATAAAATATTTAAACAATTGCCAACAATGTTCGAAAGACACGCAAAAGTGTTTGAAGAACTTGGGTTTCCTTTAGATTTATCAAAACCAACATTTCCTGAAAAAGCAAATTTAAGTGCAGATATTCTGGAAATTATTGGAGATCAAAATCAAAAATTAATTGGAATTGCGCCTTTTGCACAATATGATTCTAAGGTTTATCCGCAGGATTTAATGAAGGAAGTTATTACAAAATTGGCTGAAAATAAAACGCATAAAATTTTGCTTTTTGGAGGAGGAAAGAAAGAAATCGAAATATTGGATTCTCTTTCTCAACCATTTGAAAATGTAATTAATATGGCTGGGAAAATAAAATTTCAGCAAGAATTACAGCTTATTAGCAATCTTGACGTAATGCTTTCTATGGATTCCGGAAATGCTCATATTGCAGCAATGTTAGGCGTAAAGGTAATTACACTTTGGGGCGCAACACATCCTTATGCAGGATTCTTGCCGTTTAATCAAAGTCTCGAAAATGCTTTAACATCTGATCGAAATCAATATCCAAAACTGCCAACCTCTGTTTATGGAAATAAAATTGTTGAAGGTTACGAAGATGCTATGAGAAGTATTTCTCCAAATGAAATCGTTCAAAAAATACAATTAAGCATATGA
- the upp gene encoding uracil phosphoribosyltransferase has translation MKIHYISENNSVLNHFLGQIRNINVQNDSMRFRRNIERIGEIMAYELSKDLSYKNVEIQTPLGIKKTTEIESDLVLCSILRAGLPLHNGFLNYFDHAENSFVSACRHHPNNDDAFEILVEYQALSNINNKTVLLLDPMLATGQSVVAVHEKLVQNATPKEIHIVVVIAAPEGIAHLEKCLPENCHLWVASLDEKLNEKNYIVPGLGDAGDLAYGSKL, from the coding sequence ATGAAAATTCATTATATATCTGAGAATAATAGTGTGTTAAACCATTTTTTGGGACAAATTAGAAATATAAATGTTCAGAACGACAGCATGCGTTTTAGAAGAAATATAGAGCGAATTGGCGAAATTATGGCTTATGAACTGAGCAAGGATTTGTCTTATAAAAATGTCGAAATTCAAACTCCGCTTGGCATTAAAAAAACGACTGAAATAGAAAGTGATTTGGTCTTATGTTCTATTCTTAGAGCTGGTTTACCCCTACATAATGGCTTTCTAAACTACTTTGATCATGCTGAAAATAGCTTTGTTTCGGCGTGCAGACATCATCCAAACAATGATGATGCTTTTGAAATTTTAGTAGAATATCAGGCACTGTCAAACATAAATAATAAAACTGTTTTGCTTCTTGATCCAATGTTGGCAACAGGGCAATCAGTGGTTGCAGTTCATGAAAAACTGGTACAAAATGCAACTCCAAAAGAAATTCATATTGTGGTTGTCATTGCCGCTCCTGAAGGAATTGCCCATCTGGAAAAATGCCTTCCTGAAAACTGTCATTTATGGGTTGCCTCGTTAGATGAAAAACTAAACGAGAAAAACTATATTGTTCCGGGACTTGGTGATGCCGGCGATCTTGCTTACGGAAGTAAACTATAA
- a CDS encoding ABC transporter ATP-binding protein encodes MIQVNQLSKQYNSTTVLNISDLEIPKGQSFGLVGNNGAGKTTFFSLLLDLIQPSTGFIKNNDIQVNTSEYWKSFTGSFLDESFLIGYLTPEEYFYFIGDLRNQNKADIDALLTKYEEFFNGEILNNKKYLRDLSKGNQKKVGIIATLIGNPEVVILDEPFANLDPTTVSRLKKIIKELADDPNVTVLVSSHDLQHTVEVCDRIVALNKGEIVKDIQTSRETLQELELFFAV; translated from the coding sequence ATGATACAAGTAAATCAACTTTCAAAACAATATAACAGTACAACAGTTTTAAACATTAGCGATCTTGAAATTCCAAAAGGTCAAAGTTTTGGATTGGTCGGAAATAACGGAGCCGGAAAAACTACATTTTTCAGTTTGTTATTAGATTTGATTCAGCCTTCGACAGGATTTATTAAAAACAATGATATTCAGGTAAATACAAGTGAGTATTGGAAATCTTTTACAGGATCTTTTTTAGATGAAAGCTTCCTGATAGGATACTTAACTCCTGAGGAATATTTTTATTTTATTGGAGATTTACGCAATCAAAACAAAGCAGATATTGATGCTTTATTAACAAAGTATGAAGAGTTTTTTAATGGAGAAATTTTGAATAACAAAAAATACCTGAGAGATTTATCTAAGGGAAATCAGAAGAAAGTGGGGATAATTGCCACACTTATAGGTAATCCTGAGGTTGTTATTTTAGATGAACCTTTTGCAAATTTAGATCCAACAACTGTTAGCCGATTAAAAAAAATTATTAAAGAATTGGCCGACGATCCAAATGTTACAGTTTTGGTTTCTAGCCACGATTTGCAGCATACAGTAGAGGTTTGCGATCGAATTGTTGCTCTTAACAAGGGAGAAATTGTAAAAGACATTCAAACATCAAGAGAAACCTTACAAGAATTAGAATTGTTTTTTGCAGTATAA
- a CDS encoding F0F1 ATP synthase subunit B, with protein sequence MQLTSPESLIFWTTIIFIVFFFLLAKFAWKPILGAVKSREESINNALASAEAARLEMQNLTADNERILKEARAERDAMLKEAREMKEQIIADSKNEAQAQGQKLIAQAKVAIENEKNAAMAELKSQVSTLSLSIAEKLLKEELSSKESQTKLVEKMLDDVKLN encoded by the coding sequence ATGCAATTAACTTCACCAGAAAGTTTAATTTTTTGGACAACAATTATCTTTATTGTTTTCTTCTTCCTTTTGGCAAAATTTGCTTGGAAACCTATTTTGGGGGCTGTAAAAAGTCGTGAGGAATCTATTAACAATGCTTTGGCATCTGCAGAAGCAGCGCGTTTAGAAATGCAAAATTTAACTGCAGATAATGAGCGTATCTTAAAAGAAGCTCGTGCAGAACGTGATGCTATGTTGAAAGAAGCTCGCGAAATGAAAGAACAAATAATTGCTGATTCTAAAAACGAAGCACAGGCGCAAGGTCAAAAATTGATCGCACAAGCTAAAGTTGCTATCGAAAATGAAAAAAATGCAGCTATGGCTGAATTGAAATCTCAAGTTTCAACTTTATCATTAAGCATTGCTGAAAAATTATTGAAAGAAGAATTATCTAGCAAAGAATCTCAAACTAAATTAGTTGAGAAAATGTTAGACGACGTAAAGTTAAACTAA